The following proteins come from a genomic window of Sardina pilchardus chromosome 1, fSarPil1.1, whole genome shotgun sequence:
- the LOC134078663 gene encoding hatching enzyme 1.2-like — translation MYRKLASILVLLLGLSQVLAQEDQDPSSTEEIDEEVDISTRILEANQKISGFLMEGDVAIPRDRNAMKCGNCMWRKSPSGLVEVPYSVSKDFTTQNKAVIQKAMQTFHEKTCIRFVPYVKQTSFIRIQSHDGCYSSLGRRSGGQTISLNKHGCVYKGVVQHELLHALGFLHEQTRGDRDKYVKINWENIQAGVSQNFAKYSTNNLNTAYDYGSVMHYSRKAFSKNKKDTITPIPNSNVSIGQRRDLSEIDIVKINRLYKCEVTKTISNETLEELIRRLEITETKVKSLVGQNKGNVNWRKKTMRF, via the exons ATGTACAGGAAACTGGCCTCCATTTTGGTTCTGCTGCTGGGCCTCTCGCAGGTCCTGGCTCAAGAGG ACCAGGACCCATCCAGtacagagg AAATTGACGAGGAAGTTGACATCTCTACAAGAATCCTGGAAGCCAACCAAA AAATCTCAGGGTTCCTGATGGAGGGAGACGTGGCCATTCCAAGAGACAGGAATGCCATGAAGTGCGGGAATTGCATGTGGAGGAAGTCACCATCCGGACTTGTGGAAGTGCCGTACAGTGTATCTAAAGATTTTA CTACCCAGAATAAGGCTGTTATTCAGAAGGCTATGCAAACCTTCCATGAGAAGACCTGCATTCGTTTTGTGCCTTACGTCAAACAGACGAGCTTCATCAGAATTCAGTCTCATGACGG GTGCTACTCCTCGCTTGGAAGGAGAAGCGGAGGACAAACCATCTCGCTGAACAAGCACGGCTGTGTTTACAAGGGTGTCGTTCAGCACGAGCTGCTTCACGCCCTCGGCTTCCTCCATGAGCAGACTAGAGGTGATCGGGACAAGTACGTCAAGATCAACTGGGAAAACATCCAAGCAG GCGTTTCCCAAAACTTTGCAAAGTATTCCACTAATAACCTGAACACGGCGTATGACTATGGATCCGTCATGCACTACAGCAG AAAAGCCTTTTCAAAAAATAAGAAGGACACCATCACCCCGATTCCTAATTCCAATGTGAGCATCGGACAGCGGAGAGATTTGTCAGAGATCGACATTGTGAAGATCAACAGGCTGTATAAGTGTGAGG TCACTAAAACCATCAGTAATGAAACTCTTGAGGAGCTGATAAGACGCTTGGAGATCACAGAGACCAAAGTGAAGAGTCTGGTCGGCCAAAATAAAGGTAATGTGAActggagaaagaaaacaatgcGATTCTGA